The Candidatus Methylomirabilota bacterium region CGTCCGTTTCCGCGGGTGTCACGAGGAGGGTCAGCGCCGATCCGCGGAGCTGATGGAAGGTCGTCGCCTTCGCGAGGTCGGCGGTGGTCAGGGCCGTACCGGCCGCGAGGAGGACCGGCTCGGTCCAGCGCGCGACGATACGACGGGCAGCCCCCGCGGTGCCCAGCGGAGACCGTTCGAGCACGTACCGGAGTCGGAGACCCCACCGCGTGCCGTCTCCGAGCCAGGCCTCCAAGGGGTAGGGGCAGTGATGGAGCGCGAAGGTGACCTCGCTCACCCGATGGCGGCCCAGGTGCTCGAGGAGATGCTCCACGATGGGGCGGTTGGCCACGGGCAGCAGGGCGGCCGGCCGATCCAGCGTGAGGGGCCGGAGGCGCGTGCCGCTGCCACCCGCCAGGATGACCGCGTTCATCTCACCGCTCGTCCCGGTCCGGGTGACGTCTACGCCGCGTGCTCGGCGCGCAGACTCGCCGCCAGCTGGTTCATCATGGGCACGAGGTGCGGCGCCCCGAGGATGCGTACCCGCCGCTCGCGCGCGAGCTCACGGAGCCCCCGGGACAGCACCTCGAGGCCGAAGGTCTCGACGACGGTCAGCGATGACAGATCGAGGACGATCTCCCGCCCGTCAGGAGGCGTCCGCGCGAGAACGTCGAGGGCGTGGCAGGCCGTCGAGCCGTCCACCTGGCCCTCGAACTTGAGGACGTGCTGCCGGTCGCGTTCGCGCCGGCGAACCCGTAGCCGGGGAGGCATGGTGGCGTCCTCCTTTGCGACTAACCGACGGCGCGCCGCTCGGCGAGCGGCACCGATCGGGTCCGGATCCGGCCCAACAGGCGGCGGGACGCGGTGGGTGCCGGGCTCGCCTCCCGAGCGGCGGTCAGGGCCTCAGCGGCCGAGGCCAGGTCGTCATGCACGTCGAAAAGCAGGTGAAGCTGCATGATCTCGAGGAGGAGCCGCGCCTCGGGGCCG contains the following coding sequences:
- a CDS encoding STAS domain-containing protein; translation: MPPRLRVRRRERDRQHVLKFEGQVDGSTACHALDVLARTPPDGREIVLDLSSLTVVETFGLEVLSRGLRELARERRVRILGAPHLVPMMNQLAASLRAEHAA